The window AGGATACACTTGCATTTTATCCAGCACTGAGGTGGCTGATGAGTTGGCCAGAACAGAGACGGAAGTGCAAAAGGCAAGCCAAACATAACAAGGAAATAGTTCAAGAATCAAACACTATCCAGAAGTCAGGCTGTCAGAGCCAAGAAAGGTAAAGTTTGCACAGCCAAGACGTCACCAGTAATTGGCCCAAAGGCCAAATTCATCAGTGGATCTGGACCAGCAGAGTGGGGAGGAAGCCAGGGAACTTTGGAAGTGGGCAAGCTATCAACTAAACCTCCAGCTGCTGGCCCGGGGACACTCAAATTCTAGGAATTGGGGGGTAGCGATGTGACACAGGGGatacattttgttgtttgttttcagattGGGAGGCCATTCTCTTGTtgtccaggttgaccttgaacttgctctgtaactGGGGGTGACTttaaactcttgatcttcctgctgtATCTTCTTAGTGTGACTGGAGCCATATCTaactttatcttcttttttttttttaattcgataaactttattttataaacGTGTGCAAAAAAGctgggtggcggtggtggtgtcctgacggcggcggtggcggcagctcatgccttcaatcccagcactgaacgggcagaagaaggcagatctctgtgagtttgaggccagcctggtctggagcaagttccagggctacatagagaaaccctgtctcgaaaaaccaaaaccaactaaccaaaacaaaacaaaacaaatcttgtGAATAAAATGAGCATCATACACCAAAacccatttaaaataattatattcttattttattcttgttttatgtCTTGGAGTGCTTGCCTGCCCTTATATCTGTGTATCACACGCATTCCTGGTATTGGTGGAGGTAAGAGGAGTTatggatggtggtgagccaccatgtagaacCACCTGTGAACCAAACCCAGGCCTGCTGTGAGAGCAGCGGGTACTCTAAACTGCCACGCCATCTGTCTAGCCCCCCGACCACTTTTAAGCACTGCAGAAGCTAAAGCTGAAGTAGAGGGTTGTTGGGCGGAGATCAGAGCTGATACGATGTGATCTGGGAAAATAACTCAGCTAGGAGTGTGTTGTACAGGCCTGAGGAGCTGAATTGTGGTCCCCAGTTATCCCTGCACTGGGGTTGGGGAAGGCGAAATAAAGACAGGGAGAGCCTTAGGGCTCAGTGGCCAGCCACTTACCCAACCAGTGCATTCCACAGACAGTGagaaactaacacacacacacacacacacacacacacacacacacacacacacacaaagaaaccctaaacaaacaaaaaccaaaaccaaatgaaCTCAAGggactctggagagatggctcaggggtcaaGAGCATGCATTTCTCTTATAGAGGACGCTGGTTTGGTTCCCCAGTACGCACATGGCAGGTCACGACTACCTACAACTCTccttccaagggatccaacatccACTTCTGATCTTTGCAGGCACCAGGAACACACATGGGATATAAACGTACATAAAGTtggcaaaacacataaaataaaaattaaaaatctctgtgtagccctggctatcctggaacgatttgtagaccaggctggccttgaactcagagatctgcctgatcCTGCCTTCCAAAGGGCTAAGATTAAAGTCATTCATCACTGCACCTGGCTAAGATAATTTTTTTCCCCAATGAGGTCAGTTTCTGGCCTACAGAGACATCcaaatgcacatgcatatgcatgcgtGTACACGCCCACGAAAACACCTAAGTGTAACACCTAAGTATACACATGCCCCATTCACGAACTGGAATGCTAGGCCTAAGTTTTACTTTATGTAAATTCCATCCTTTTTTCTGCTATGGAAGCAAACCAGTCAGAAAAAGCTCTGGTTGTttcgggttttttgtttgttttttttgtttttaagattaatCTATTTTTacatgctgtcttcagacacaccagaagagggcatcagatcccattacagatgctgtgagccaccatgtggttattgggactagaactcaggacctcaggaagagcagtcagtgctcttaacctctgagccgtctccaGTCCAAAAGCTTCTGATTTAATTTGCTcctctatttctgtgataaaacattacCTGCCaagaacaacttggggaggaaagggtttatttgcccTACAAGGTTCAGTCACCATCAAGGGCGGACCTCAAGGTAGGAGCTTGAAGTAGCAATCCTGGAGAGACACTATTTACTGGCTGGTTTCCGGACTCACGTTAGGCCATCTTTCTACCCAATACTACCTGCCCGGGGGCgcacctcccacagtgggctgggctctgtCCTCCATCAATTAGCTATCAAGAATATACCCCACAGACCAATCAAATGCAggcaatttctcagttgagatttccTTTTCCCAGGCATCTCTAGTTTGTGTTGACAAAAATTAACCAGCACAGTTTCGTAGATGACAAAATGCTTGTGTTGCCCAAGTGGCAGAACAGTAGAGGAAGAAATGTAACAGGATCTCTGGGCAAAGGGATTAAGGGTGCAATATGGCAGAGTCAGTTCTATTACAGCCTGTGGACTCCTTAAGAAGGATCCAGCTCCTAGAGTAGTCCCAGGGCTCCGCGGGAGCTAGAAAAGTGTGTCAGCATGGTTATTAGGAGTATAGACTGAATCAGAGTAGTGAAGGCCGGCTGGGAGATCAGAAGACGAACAGGCCTTCGAGGGATATGGAAGGTCATGGAGAAGAGGTTAGAGCCAGAGGCCATGTACAGACATGAGAGGTGATATCAGTTAACTGTGCTTCCAGCAGAGCGTTAAAAGGAAGGCCAGAAGTAAACCAGAATAGGGAGAGGAAAAGACAGAGCCCAAAAATATTTAGGAGTTAAGCTCTAGTAGGCCTGGTGATACCCTGAGGAATAGAGGACAGTGACATGTCCCCATCTGCAAGCAAAATGGCTGGAGCAGTGAGAAACCGAGAATGGCGGTTGCAGAGAGAACACGCGTGGGTGGTGCAGCCTCAGCAGACACACTCAGGGGTTGCATGTGGGAGGAGGGGCTCCCAGACTTGAGGACTGGAGAAAGCATTAGCAACCTGACAGAACCCGGTTAACAAAGGAAGGACTACATCTCCCAGCATGCTCGGGTTCGGTGGGGTGACGGCTGGCGGTGGCTGCGCCGCATCCGACTGGTGGGCGCGGGACCTGGGTGGGCACCAGACCCTGTCATCCCTGAGAGGTCGGCGGGGTGCCGGCGGCGATGCACCGCTGTCCCTCGCCCAAGGGCCGCGCTGGGCTCCTGTTCCCCGCCCCGCGGCCCCGCCCCTTGCCCCACCCCAGCCGGGAGACCTAACCCGGGCCGCAGCGCAGCGGCCGCAGCAACATCTGTCTCGCCGCCGCTGCTCCGCCCCATCCCCTTCTGTTTTTCTCTCATTCTccggtggtggcggcggcggggAAGGCGAAGGAGAGGCAACAGCAGCCAGCTGTGGCTGCAATGAATGATCCCCCAGCCGGAGGGGAGGACTCCAGGTGAGCCTCTGACCTCGGGAGGACCGGGATCCCCCGGCCGCCCAGGACTCGCATCCCCTGCCATGGATCCctaggggaagggagaaaggaggaggaaaagacatCTCTGCCGCCCACCCCCAtctcattttcctcttcctttatcTCATTGTTGCCGAAGCTGTTTACCGtagctctctctcttgctccagCATGGGGTGGGTTCCAGGCACTGCCCTTCGGCAGGAGCAGCTTGCTCGGTTGCCTGGGGATTCTGCCTAATTCTACCTCTCCAGCAGTGCATAGAAAGCCGTAGAGAGCTGTGGAGGCCTGGACTGCAGCAGTCTCGGGGCCAACTCCCTGCATCCCCACCCTGGTAGGCTGCATGCGGATTGAAGAGCGGTGCCTGGGGGCTGGGCCAGCCCGACTGATCCCGACTTAGGAGTAAGGGCAGGAGGACCGCCCAGGCTGCAGAGCGGCCCACCTGGAAGGACAGAGCTGCAAGATGGCCAGTAAGACCAAGGCCAGCGAGGCCCTGAAGGTGGTGGCCCGGTGCCGCCCCCTCAGTAGGAAGGAGGAGGCTGCTGGTCATGAGCAGATTCTGACCATGGACGTGAAACTGGGCCAGGTGACTCTGCGAAACCCCCGCGCGGCACCCGGGGAGCTGCCCAAGACCTTCACTTTTGATGCTGTGTATGACGCTAGCTCCAAGCAGGCCGACCTGTATGATGAAACGGTGAGGCCCCTGATAGACTCGGTGCTTCAGGGTTTCAATGGCACCGTATTTGCCTATGGCCAGACTGGCACTGGCAAGACCTACACCATGCAGGGGACCTGGGTGGAGCCAGAGCTCCGCGGGGTTATCCCCAATGCCTTTGAGCACATCTTCACCCACATTTCCCGCTCCCAGAACCAGCAGTACCTGGTTCGTGCCTCCTACTTGGAGATCTACCAGGAGGAGATTCGAGACCTGCTATCCAAGGAGCCAGGCAAAAGGCTAGAACTGAAGGAGAATCCTGAAACAGGGGTCTACATCAAGGACCTCTCTTCCTTTGTCACCAAGAATGTCAAGGAGATTGAACACGTGATGAACCTGGGGAACCAAGCCCGGGCAGTAGGCAGCACCCACATGAATGAGGTCAGCTCCCGGTCCCATGCCATCTTTGTTATCACAGTGGAGTGCAGTGAGCGTGGCTCCGATGGACAGGACCATATCCGAGTAGGCAAGCTCAACCTGGTAGACCTGGCCGGCAGTGAGAGGCAGAACAAGGCAGGTCCCAACACACCTGGAGGGCCAGCCACACAGTCAACAGCTGGTGGTGGCGGCGGAGGTGGCGGCACTAGTGGTTCTGGCAGTAGTGGAGAGAGGCCTAAGGAAGCTTCTAAAATCAATCTTTCACTGTCCGCCCTGGGCAATGTGATTGCTGCTTTGGCTGGCAACAGGAGCACCCACATCCCCTACCGGGACTCCAAGCTGACCCGGCTGCTCCAAGACTCATTGGGGGGCAATGCCAAGACCATCATGGTGGCCACACTGGGTCCAGCTTCTCATAGCTACGACGAGAGCCTCTCCACCCTGCGCTTTGCGAACCGAGCCAAGAACATCAAGAACAAACCGCGGGTGAACGAGGACCCCAAGGACACGCTGCTTAGGGAATTCCAGGAAGAGATCGCCCGCTTGAAGGCCCAGCTTGAGAAGAAGGGGATGCTGGGAAAGCGACCTCGGAGAAAGAGCAGTCGCAGAAAGAAGGCCGTGTCTGCTCCGGCCGGCTATCCAGAGGGGGCCGTAATTGAGGCTTGGGTGGCTGAAGAGGAAGATGATAACAACAATAATCACcgcccaccccagcccaccctGGAGGCCGCTTTGGAGAAAAACATGGAGAATTACCTGCAGGAACAGAAAGAGCggctggaggaggagaaggcggCCATCCAGGATGACCGCAGCCTCGTGAGTGAGGAGAAGCAGAAGCTTctagaagagaaggagaagatgcTGGAGGATCTGAGGCGGGAGCAGCAGGCCACAGAGCTGCTTGCAGCCAAGTACAAGGTAAGGTCCCCAGAGGATGAGAGATGTCCCCACAAGGACTTTGATTGGTAGATTTTCATTTGAGGGTCTGTGAGTTGGCCTGAACTGGGGTATCCCACCTCAGGACCACACACTGACGACTGTCCCAGAGCAGCTAAGCAAAGTACCATGATACTAGCTAGCCAAatgcacttacatacatgcatacacaccaagCAAAATGGGCAGGTGTCTTAGACCAATGGACTTGAGATGAGATGGTCTGCCGCTGTCCATCTTTGCAAATGGCCTCAGGATTGGTCAGGTCTATGAGAAGCCATGCAGGATTCTCCTCTCGTGAGTGCGGCTTCTCACTTCTGCATGGTCTCCTCTACTGATACTTTTCCCCCCTCTGCAGTGTCTTCAGACCTCATATCATATTAATAGTATCTGACATTTGGATAACACATCACCATTTACAAAGAACCCCATTTTTATATCATCTTGTCTCATCTTCACAGGAGCCGTTCCAAAGACTGGCTTTTAAAGCCTCATCTTACAGATGAGGACTTAAGGCTCAGAAAGGGCCAGGACCTTCAGAGTAGCTGGGCTGAGCTGGTACCTGCAGACTTCATGCTTTTAGTCTTCAGTAGCAAGGACTGGGAATCCTGCTTACTATGGAAATAACCCAGTGGATGGCGCAGTGCCAGGCCTACCCCTTGGTGTCATCATTAAGGAGACTCAGAGTGTCATGTAGGAGGTAGGATGGAGAAGTGGGCTTTATCCCCCAGACCTAGAGTCTGGGCCTCTTAGGCTCAGGCCCATCAAGTGGCTGACTGACTGGgggtttctcttttcctcctacttCCTTTGACGTTTTTATAAATAGGATGTTAGCCTGGGGGGGGGGTTGCCCAGGTTCTACTAATCATCTGAGggggcaaaaaagaaagaaaaagcaatagCTTACACAATGAAGCCTCTTGTCAACGATGTCTAATTCCCTATTGTCCTGAGAGATGTCAGGGCTTCTGCATCCTTCCTGAGCTGTCCACTTCCCAGAGAACCTCTGGCCCTATGTGGAAATAAGTTACTGAGTCAATTATAGACCTGTTAAATCCACCCCTCCTTCTTCTTTGGAATCTCATGTAGTctaagctggcctagaactctatgtcgatgaggatgaccttgaactaattatcttcctgcctccatctcctgattgctaggattacaggccagTGCCGCCACCATACTTGTTTTTATGCACAGTTGGAGATCAACCCTGGAGTTTAGTGCATGctggacaagcactctaccagctgagctccATCCCTAGCTGCCTGTTAAATTTCAGTGCTGCAGATGTCACAACCCAGTGTCCCAGGCATTTCCGGCTCCCTGGAGCCTTCCACACTGGTGTTGGAGGAAAAATATGAAGAACCATGAACTTGCTGGGAAGATCAAacatttcttatttattcatAGGATGTGGGCTAGGAATGGGGAGGCCCAGCCCACAGCCAGTGGGAGAGTGACAGCTGGATCTCTGTGCATTGTCTCTGTACTGGGAATGTGCTGCTGCACCAGGGGCTGTGGC is drawn from Rattus norvegicus strain BN/NHsdMcwi chromosome 6, GRCr8, whole genome shotgun sequence and contains these coding sequences:
- the Kif3c gene encoding kinesin-like protein KIF3C (The RefSeq protein has 1 substitution compared to this genomic sequence), which translates into the protein MASKTKASEALKVVARCRPLSRKEEAAGHEQILTMDVKLGQVTLRNPRAAPGELPKTFTFDAVYDASSKQADLYDETVRPLIDSVLQGFNGTVFAYGQTGTGKTYTMQGTWVEPELRGVIPNAFEHIFTHISRSQNQQYLVRASYLEIYQEEIRDLLSKEPGKRLELKENPETGVYIKDLSSFVTKNVKEIEHVMNLGNQARAVGSTHMNEVSSRSHAIFVITVECSERGSDGQDHIRVGKLNLVDLAGSERQNKAGPNTPGGPATQSTAGGGGGGGGTSGSGSSGERPKEASKINLSLSALGNVIAALAGNRSTHIPYRDSKLTRLLQDSLGGNAKTIMVATLGPASHSYDESLSTLRFANRAKNIKNKPRVNEDPKDTLLREFQEEIARLKAQLEKKGMLGKRPRRKSSRRKKAVSAPAGYPEGAVIEAWVAEEEDDNNNNHRPPQPTLEAALEKNMENYLQEQKERLEEEKAAIQDDRSLVSEEKQKLLEEKEKMLEDLKREQQATELLAAKYKAMESKLLIGGRNIMDHTNEQQKMLELKRQEIAEQKRREREMQQEMLLRDEETMELRGTYSSLQQEVEVKTKKLKKLYAKLQAVKAEIQDQHEEYIRVRQDLEEAQNEQTRELKLKYLIIENFIPPEEKNKIMNRLFLDCEEEQWKFQPLVPAGVNNSQMKKRPTSAVGYKRPISQYARVAMAMGSHPRYRAENIMFLELDVSPPAIFEMEFSHDQEQDPRVLHMERLMRLDSFLERPSTSKVRKSRSWCQSPQRPPPPSTVHASMASAPLHPATVVDHD